A region from the Vicia villosa cultivar HV-30 ecotype Madison, WI linkage group LG3, Vvil1.0, whole genome shotgun sequence genome encodes:
- the LOC131656115 gene encoding UDP-glycosyltransferase 76B1-like, protein MEKNKGPRLLLIPLPLQGHINPMLQLAQILHSNGFSITIIHTTFNPLNPTNYPHFNFCCIQDGILETESSPSNLLNFLIELNTRCVEPFKECLGKLLSEEPNACLISDAMCYFTQDVATSFELPRLVLRTAGASSFVAFAAIPVLREKGYIPIQESKLEDEVTELPPLRLKDLPMINTKEPDKYYQVLCNFVNKTKASLGVIWNTFEDLESSSFATLRQQFSVPMFPIGPFHKHFPTNNTSSSSSLIPQDQNCISWLNKHKPKSVVYVSFGSVASITEEEFLEVACGLVNSDHPFLWVVRPGLIRGYEWLESLPSGFVENLESRGYIVKWAPQQEILAHEAIGLFWTHNGWNSTLESICEGVPMICMPCFTDQKVNARYVSHVWKVGLQLENGMERGEIERTIRKLMEGDIEGNEIRDRALKLKEEAKICLEQGGSSCSSLERLVAHILSLEKFDFEAS, encoded by the exons ATGGAGAAAAACAAAGGTCCTAGATTGTTGCTTATCCCTTTACCACTACAAGGACACATTAACCCAATGCTTCAACTTGCACAAATCCTTCACTCAAATGGTTTTTCCATCACCATCATTCACACTACTTTCAACCCCCTGAACCCTACAAATTATCCTCACTTTAACTTCTGTTGCATTCAAGATGGTATATTAGAAACTGAATCCTCTCCTTCAAATCTCTTGAATTTTTTGATTGAACTCAACACTAGATGTGTAGAGCCTTTCAAGGAGTGCTTAGGAAAACTACTCTCTGAGGAACCTAATGCTTGCTTGATATCAGATGCTATGTGTTATTTCACTCAAGATGTTGCTACAAGCTTTGAACTTCCAAGGCTTGTTTTGAGAACTGCTGGTGCATCTTCTTTTGTTGCTTTTGCTGCTATTCCAGTTTTAAGAGAAAAAGGGTATATACCTATTCAAG AATCTAAATTGGAGGATGAAGTGACAGAGCTTCCACCACTGAGACTAAAAGACTTACCTATGATCAACACAAAGGAACCAGATAAATATTACCAAGTATTATGCAATTTTGTCAACAAAACAAAAGCCTCATTAGGAGTGATATGGAACACTTTTGAAGACTTGGAATCATCATCATTTGCAACACTACGCCAACAATTTTCAGTTCCAATGTTCCCAATAGGCCCTTTTCACAAGCACTTCCCTACTAATAATACCTCTTCTTCTAGCAGCTTAATACCACAAGACCAAAATTGCATTTCATGGTTAAACAAACACAAACCAAAATCTGTTGTCTATGTGAGTTTTGGAAGTGTAGCTTCAATAACTGAGGAAGAGTTTTTGGAGGTAGCTTGCGGCTTAGTCAACAGCGACCACCCGTTTTTGTGGGTGGTTCGACCGGGACTAATCCGCGGCTACGAGTGGCTCGAGTCATTGCCGAGCGGGTTCGTGGAGAATTTAGAAAGTAGAGGCTATATAGTGAAATGGGCACCACAACAAGAAATTCTAGCTCATGAAGCTATTGGTTTGTTTTGGACACATAATGGTTGGAATTCAACATTGGAGAGTATTTGTGAAGGAGTTCCTATGATATGCATGCCTTGTTTTACTGACCAAAAGGTAAATGCTAGGTATGTAAGTCATGTTTGGAAGGTTGGATTGCAATTAGAGAATGGAATGGAGAGAGGTGAAATAGAGAGGACTATTAGAAAGTTGATGGAAGGAGATATTGAAGGGAATGAGATTAGAGATAGAGCTTTGAAGTTGAAGGAAGAGGCTAAGATTTGTTTGGAACAAGGTGGTTCTTCTTGCTCTTCTTTGGAAAGGTTGGTTGCTCACATTTTGTCAttggagaaatttgattttgaagcttCATAG
- the LOC131658357 gene encoding uncharacterized protein LOC131658357, giving the protein MSLISVASKNILANFETETLRKCFKYQAGIQCVSSKQHGDNGPRSEMQQLLKLLDKNHYVSRYTVCDDKVIVPDIFWTHPKSIKLFNTFPNVLIIDSMYKTNKYKLPLLEIVGVTSMENIFQWDLHFLNIKNS; this is encoded by the coding sequence ATGTCTTTAATCAGTGTGGCGTCGAAAAACATACTTGCAAATTTTGAAACGGAAACACTCAgaaagtgtttcaaatatcaagcaggtATACAATGTGTGTCATCGAAACAACATGGCGATAATGGGCCAAGAtccgaaatgcaacaacttttgaaacttttggatAAAAACCATTATGTTTCTAGGTACACAGTTTGTGATGATAAAGTCATTGTTCCtgatatattttggactcatcccaaAAGTATTAAGTTATTCAACACCTTTCCCAATGTCCTCATTATCGATTCAATgtataagaccaacaagtataaaCTTCCGCTTCTTGAAATTGTTGGTGTTACTTCTATGGAGAATATTTTTCAGTGGGATTTGCattttttgaatataaaaaatagttAG
- the LOC131656116 gene encoding UDP-glycosyltransferase 76B1-like has product MEKNKGPRLLLMPLPLQGHINPMLQLAQILHSNGFSITIIHTTFNSLNPSNYPHFNFCIIQDGILKTESFSSNLLIEFNTRCVKPFKECLGKLLSEGPIACLISDPMCYFTHDVATSFKLPRLVLRTGGASSFVAYAAFPDLREKGYIPIQESKLEDEVTELPPLRVKDLPMINTKEPDKYYEIICNSVNKTKASLGVIWNTFEDLESSSLATINQQFSVPIFPIGPFHKHFPTNNTSSSSSLIPQDQNCISWLNKHKPKSVIYVSFGSVASITEEEFLEVACGLVNSPYPFLWVVRPGLIRGYEWLESLPSGFVEKLEGRGIIVKWAPQQEILAHEAIGLFWTHNGWNSILESICEGVPMICMPCFTDQKVNARYASHVWKVGLQLENGMERGEIERTIRKLMEGDIEGNEIRDRALKLKEEAKVCLELGGSSYSSLERLVAHILSGPVTVHR; this is encoded by the exons ATGGAGAAAAACAAAGGTCCTAGATTGTTGCTTATGCCTTTACCACTACAAGGACACATAAACCCAATGCTTCAACTTGCACAAATCCTTCACTCAAATGGTTTTTCCATCACAATCATTCACACAACTTTCAACTCACTTAACCCTTCAAATTATCCTCACTTCAACTTCTGTATCATTCAAGATGGTATATTAAAAACtgaatcattttcttcaaatctcTTAATAGAATTCAACACTAGATGTGTAAAGCCTTTTAAAGAATGCTTAGGAAAACTACTCTCAGAGGGACCTATTGCTTGCTTGATATCAGATCCTATGTGTTATTTCACTCATGATGTTGCTACAAGCTTTAAACTTCCAAGGCTTGTTTTGAGAACTGGTGGTGCATCTTCTTTTGTTGCTTATGCTGCTTTTCCAGATTTAAGAGAAAAAGGGTATATCCCTATACAAG AATCTAAATTGGAAGATGAAGTGACAGAGCTACCACCATTGAGAGTAAAAGACTTACCTATGATCAACACAAAGGAACCAGATAAGTATTACGAAATAATATGCAATTCCGTCAACAAAACAAAAGCCTCATTAGGAGTGATATGGAACACTTTTGAAGACTTGGAATCATCATCACTTGCAACAATAAACCAACAATTTTCAGTTCCAATATTCCCAATAGGCCCTTTTCACAAGCACTTTCCTACTAATAATACCTCTTCTTCTAGCAGCTTAATACCACAAGACCAAAATTGCATTTCATGGCTAAACAAACACAAGCCAAAATCTGTTATCTATGTGAGTTTTGGAAGTGTGGCTTCAATAACTGAGGAAGAGTTTTTGGAGGTAGCTTGCGGCTTAGTCAACAGCCCCTACCCGTTTTTGTGGGTGGTACGACCGGGACTAATCCGCGGCTACGAGTGGCTCGAGTCATTGCCGAGTGGATTCGTGGAGAAGTTAGAAGGTAGAGGCATTATAGTGAAATGGGCACCACAACAAGAAATTCTAGCTCATGAAGCTATTGGTTTGTTTTGGACACATAATGGTTGGAATTCAATATTGGAGAGTATTTGTGAAGGAGTTCCTATGATATGCATGCCTTGTTTTACTGACCAAAAGGTAAATGCTAGGTATGCGAGTCATGTTTGGAAGGTTGGATTGCAATTAGAGAATGGAATGGAGAGAGGTGAAATTGAGAGGACTATTAGAAAATTGATGGAAGGAGATATCGAAGGGAATGAGATTAGAGATAGAGCTTTGAAATTGAAGGAAGAAGCTAAGGTTTGTTTGGAACTAGGTGGTTCTTCTTACTCTTCTTTAGAAAGATTGGTTGCTCACATTTTGTCGGGtccagttaccgtgcatagataa